A section of the Leptidea sinapis chromosome 26, ilLepSina1.1, whole genome shotgun sequence genome encodes:
- the LOC126972598 gene encoding AT-rich interactive domain-containing protein 4A-like produces MPSFAIIKIEDITNDETEEQTEPAQEVQDAITLLKQLPPLESIPMPPNTPPPLNKPDPESEPASSPIDTEEDKSEPDSPARIDVLPEPPPGFLLQSEGPKIAEKLLKTIPGSPAPDVEPPPRHHLPFACAPPHQAQSKAENRRNSSGPREASGEAREGAEGTEGREARREEGWGRRHALLDNTPPTTPTTPDSSLDLSPHRERRISERDSPSERKDEDDDRAHDNNLEADKPRASVRSRLTSESSSVSRARTRRSRRDTDDRPAALKYHFYVDLDPSWDGQTRIKVLMSRLTDLRKAYHSVKAELAAIDRRRKKLRRKEREAVKAAKLACS; encoded by the exons ATGCCATCTTttgcaattataaaaattgaagaTATTACAAATGACGAGACCGAGGAACAGACTGAACCTGCTCAAGAAGTACAAGATGCTATTACACTTCTTAAACAATTACCACCGTTAGAATCTATACCCATGCCACCAAATACTCCGCCACCACTTAATAAACCGGATCCAGAAA GTGAACCAGCATCAAGTCCAATCGACACAGAGGAAGACAAATCCGAACCTGACAGTCCTGCCCGCATCGATGTTCTACCTGAACCACCACCCGGTTTTCTATTGCAGTCTGAAGGTCCTAAAATTGCAGAAAAGCTGCTGAAA ACCATCCCGGGGTCGCCTGCGCCGGATGTGGAGCCTCCGCCGCGCCATCACCTGCCCTTCGCCTGCGCGCCGCCGCACCAGGCACAATCTAAAG CTGAGAATCGGCGGAACTCGAGCGGTCCGCGGGAAGCAAGCGGAGAGGCACGAGAAGGCGCCGAGGGCACAGAGGGGCGGGAGGCAAGACGCGAGGAGGGTTGGGGACGGAGGCATGCGCTCCTCGACAACACGCCTCCCACTACGCCTACTACTCCCGACAGCAGCCTGGATCTTTCGCCGCATAG AGAGCGTCGTATATCGGAGCGCGACAGTCCCTCGGAGCGCAAGGATGAGGACGACGACAGAGCGCATGACAACAACCTCGAAGCCGATAAACCGCGCG CGAGCGTCAGGTCTCGCCTCACGTCGGAGAGTTCGTCGGTGTCGCGAGCTCGCACGCGGCGATCTCGTCGGGACACAGACGACCGGCCCGCCGCGCTCAAGTATCACTTCTACGTGGATCTAG ATCCATCATGGGACGGTCAGACTCGTATCAAAGTATTAATGTCTCGGCTGACGGACTTGCGCAAAGCCTACCATTCAGTGAAGGCTGAGTTAGCCGCCATCGACCGACGCCGAAAGAAACTGAGGCGGAAGGAGAGAGAag CCGTAAAAGCAGCGAAGTTAGCGTGTTCCTGA